Proteins from a single region of Sinorhizobium alkalisoli:
- the murG gene encoding undecaprenyldiphospho-muramoylpentapeptide beta-N-acetylglucosaminyltransferase, whose amino-acid sequence MGNNKGIVLLAAGGTGGHLFPAEALAHELKAGGYCVHLVTESRAERFAGKFPADEVHVVPSATIGSKNPIKLARSTWKLWTGLRAARRLIARLKPRAVVGFGGYPTVPPLLAATQMGVPSLIHEQNAVMGRANRMLASRVQAIAGGFLPEGAGAFSAKTVTTGNPVRPAVLEAAAHPYASAGDGMFHLVVFGGSQGAQFFSKAVPQAICRLDDGQRQRLKVTQQARPEDREGVIAAYEKLGIRAEVSPFFSDMAARLASAHLVICRSGASTVSELSAIGRPSILVPYPYALDHDQAANAAALAAKGGAQVIAQAGLSADRLGTLLSDAMNNPEGLADMAAKARQTGKPEAARLLASLVEAIASGSTVAKFKETRS is encoded by the coding sequence ATGGGTAACAATAAAGGCATTGTTCTTCTGGCCGCCGGCGGCACCGGCGGACATCTCTTTCCTGCGGAAGCACTGGCGCATGAACTGAAGGCCGGCGGCTATTGCGTGCATCTGGTGACCGAGAGTCGTGCCGAGCGCTTTGCCGGCAAGTTTCCGGCGGACGAGGTCCATGTGGTGCCGTCGGCGACGATCGGCTCGAAAAATCCGATCAAACTGGCGCGGTCGACGTGGAAGCTCTGGACGGGGCTCAGGGCCGCGCGGCGGCTGATCGCGCGGCTGAAACCCCGTGCCGTGGTGGGCTTCGGCGGCTATCCGACGGTGCCGCCGCTGCTCGCGGCGACCCAGATGGGGGTTCCCTCGCTGATCCACGAGCAGAACGCTGTCATGGGCCGCGCCAACCGAATGCTGGCTTCGCGGGTGCAGGCGATTGCGGGCGGGTTCCTCCCCGAAGGCGCCGGAGCCTTCTCCGCAAAGACCGTGACGACGGGGAACCCGGTTCGTCCGGCCGTGCTCGAGGCGGCTGCCCACCCCTACGCCTCCGCAGGCGACGGGATGTTCCATCTTGTCGTTTTCGGCGGCAGCCAGGGAGCGCAATTCTTCTCCAAGGCGGTGCCGCAGGCGATCTGCCGCCTCGACGACGGGCAGCGCCAGCGGCTCAAGGTGACGCAGCAGGCGCGTCCGGAGGACCGCGAAGGGGTGATCGCGGCCTATGAGAAGCTCGGCATCCGGGCCGAAGTCTCCCCCTTCTTTTCGGACATGGCCGCGCGGCTCGCTTCGGCGCATCTCGTCATCTGCCGCTCCGGCGCCTCGACCGTTTCCGAACTTTCCGCCATCGGCCGGCCATCGATCCTCGTGCCCTATCCCTATGCGCTCGATCACGACCAGGCGGCGAATGCTGCGGCCCTTGCCGCCAAGGGCGGGGCGCAGGTGATCGCGCAGGCCGGACTCAGTGCCGACCGCCTCGGGACGCTTCTATCGGATGCCATGAACAATCCAGAGGGCCTGGCCGACATGGCGGCCAAGGCCCGCCAAACCGGCAAGCCGGAGGCGGCGCGCTTGCTTGCGTCCCTGGTAGAGGCTATTGCCAGCGGTTCGACAGTGGCGAAATTCAAGGAAACACGCTCATGA
- the mraY gene encoding phospho-N-acetylmuramoyl-pentapeptide-transferase, with amino-acid sequence MLIWLVELADHFQFFNLFRYITFRTGAALFTSALIVFLFGPAMIASLRIRQGKGQPIRADGPQTHFKKAGTPTMGGLMILAGIVGSSLLWADLSSIYVVSTLLVTLGFGAIGFYDDYLKVTKQSDKGFSGKARLGIEFVIASIAVFFMMQAALSAGAAGSTFGSSLTFPFFKDLMLNLGYFFVLFGGFVIVGAGNAVNLTDGLDGLAIVPVMIASAAFGLIAYLAGNAVFANYLQIHFVPGTGELAVILGAVIGAGLGFLWFNAPPAAIFMGDTGSLALGGLIGTVAVATKHEIVMIIIGGLFVIETLSVIIQVFWFKRTGRRVFLMAPIHHHFEKMGWTESQVVIRFWIIAVILAMVGLSTLKLR; translated from the coding sequence ATGCTGATCTGGCTCGTGGAACTGGCGGACCACTTTCAATTCTTCAATCTCTTTCGCTACATCACCTTCCGCACGGGCGCAGCTCTCTTCACATCGGCCCTGATCGTGTTCCTGTTCGGCCCGGCGATGATCGCTTCCTTGCGCATCCGCCAGGGCAAGGGGCAGCCGATCCGCGCCGACGGACCGCAGACGCACTTCAAGAAGGCCGGCACGCCGACCATGGGCGGGCTGATGATTCTCGCCGGCATCGTCGGCTCGTCCCTGCTCTGGGCCGATCTTTCCAGCATCTACGTCGTCTCCACACTCCTGGTGACGCTCGGCTTCGGCGCAATCGGCTTCTATGACGACTATCTCAAGGTCACGAAGCAATCGGACAAGGGATTTTCCGGCAAGGCCCGGCTTGGCATCGAATTCGTCATCGCATCCATCGCGGTCTTCTTCATGATGCAGGCGGCGCTTTCCGCGGGCGCCGCGGGCTCGACCTTCGGGTCGTCGCTCACCTTTCCGTTCTTCAAGGACCTGATGCTCAATCTCGGTTATTTCTTCGTGCTGTTCGGTGGTTTCGTCATCGTCGGCGCGGGCAATGCCGTGAATCTGACGGATGGTCTCGACGGGCTTGCCATCGTTCCGGTCATGATCGCCTCGGCGGCCTTCGGCCTGATCGCTTATCTCGCCGGCAATGCCGTCTTCGCGAACTATCTGCAGATCCATTTCGTGCCGGGCACGGGCGAACTGGCCGTCATCCTCGGCGCGGTCATCGGCGCGGGTCTCGGCTTTCTCTGGTTCAATGCGCCGCCGGCGGCGATTTTCATGGGCGATACCGGCTCGCTCGCGCTCGGCGGACTGATCGGCACCGTCGCCGTCGCCACCAAGCACGAGATCGTCATGATCATCATCGGCGGCCTCTTCGTCATCGAGACGCTGTCGGTCATCATCCAGGTCTTCTGGTTCAAGCGCACCGGCCGGCGCGTGTTCCTGATGGCCCCGATCCATCATCATTTCGAAAAGATGGGCTGGACGGAGAGCCAGGTGGTGATCCGTTTCTGGATCATTGCCGTCATCCTGGCCATGGTCGGCCTTTCCACCCTGAAGCTTCGGTGA
- a CDS encoding UDP-N-acetylmuramoylalanyl-D-glutamyl-2,6-diaminopimelate--D-alanyl-D-alanine ligase has translation MNWLWTSSDLLAAMNGRPVGTLPEGIVGISIDSRTIGKGEAFFAIRGDRVDGHDYAGIALANGAALLVVSEAKIPALGRLIAPMIVVDDVLEAMIRLGCAARDRSAAKIIAVTGSVGKTTTKEMLRHVLAPLGRVHASVASFNNHWGVPLTLARMPEATDFGIFEIGMNHPGEIRPLTRMVRPHVALVTSIAAAHVGNFSSLDEIAAAKAEIFEGVVAGGHAVINRDTPQYELLEKAAQAAGVRHIHSFGANPKADYRLVEFAGGAEGSVLWAGIGGRTLEVAIGAPGRHIAENALAVIAAAECAGADLDRVVAALATIQPEKGRGLRHHLEIGTGHMALIDESYNANPASMRAAIALLRDAEPAPGGRRIAILGDMLEMGEHAAEVHAGLATPIVEAGIADVWLAGPAMAHLRDALPPEISVIYRESVGDLSSYAVGAVAAGDVVMVKSSKGTGCGQIVEALRGTYPERTAGEA, from the coding sequence TTGAATTGGCTCTGGACAAGCAGCGATCTTCTGGCGGCGATGAACGGCCGGCCGGTCGGTACCCTCCCGGAAGGCATCGTCGGGATATCGATCGACAGCCGCACGATCGGCAAGGGCGAAGCCTTTTTCGCGATCAGGGGCGATCGCGTCGACGGCCACGACTATGCCGGCATTGCGCTTGCCAACGGCGCCGCGCTGCTGGTCGTCAGTGAAGCCAAAATCCCGGCGCTCGGACGGCTGATCGCGCCGATGATCGTCGTCGACGACGTGCTCGAGGCGATGATCCGGCTCGGCTGCGCGGCACGCGACCGCAGTGCCGCGAAGATCATCGCCGTCACTGGCTCCGTCGGCAAGACCACGACAAAGGAAATGCTCCGGCACGTGCTCGCGCCTCTTGGGCGCGTGCATGCCTCGGTCGCCTCCTTCAACAATCACTGGGGCGTGCCGCTGACGCTTGCCCGTATGCCGGAGGCGACCGACTTCGGCATCTTCGAGATCGGCATGAATCATCCGGGCGAGATCCGTCCGCTGACGCGGATGGTGCGCCCGCATGTGGCGCTCGTCACCAGCATTGCCGCTGCCCATGTCGGCAATTTCTCTAGCCTCGACGAGATCGCCGCGGCGAAGGCGGAGATTTTCGAGGGCGTCGTCGCAGGCGGCCATGCCGTCATCAACCGCGACACCCCGCAATATGAGCTGCTCGAAAAGGCGGCCCAGGCGGCGGGTGTCCGTCACATCCACTCCTTCGGAGCCAATCCGAAGGCCGACTATCGTCTGGTCGAGTTTGCCGGCGGTGCCGAGGGCTCCGTGCTCTGGGCCGGTATAGGGGGTAGGACGCTGGAGGTCGCAATCGGTGCGCCCGGCCGCCACATCGCCGAGAATGCACTGGCGGTGATCGCTGCGGCCGAGTGCGCCGGAGCGGACCTCGACCGCGTCGTCGCTGCGCTTGCGACGATACAGCCGGAAAAGGGCAGGGGCCTGCGGCACCATCTGGAGATCGGCACCGGCCATATGGCGCTGATCGACGAAAGCTACAACGCCAATCCGGCATCGATGCGGGCGGCGATCGCGCTCCTGCGCGATGCAGAACCGGCGCCGGGCGGGCGCCGCATCGCGATCCTCGGCGACATGCTGGAAATGGGCGAGCATGCGGCCGAAGTGCATGCGGGTCTCGCGACACCGATCGTCGAGGCGGGCATTGCCGACGTCTGGCTCGCCGGACCGGCCATGGCGCATCTGCGCGATGCCCTGCCGCCGGAAATTTCCGTGATCTACCGCGAATCGGTCGGAGATCTCTCATCCTATGCGGTTGGCGCGGTCGCTGCCGGCGACGTCGTGATGGTCAAGTCCTCGAAGGGCACCGGCTGCGGGCAGATCGTCGAAGCGCTTCGTGGCACCTATCCGGAACGGACGGCGGGGGAAGCTTAA
- the murD gene encoding UDP-N-acetylmuramoyl-L-alanine--D-glutamate ligase yields the protein MIPVTTFAGRKVALFGLGGSGLATAQALVAGGAEVTAWDDNPESVTKAAAAGIATMDLRGADWQAMTALVLSPGVPLTHPKPHWSVDLAHHAGVEIIGDVELFVRERRAHAPDCPFVAITGTNGKSTTTALIAHILKTSGRDTQLGGNIGTAVLTLDRPQAGRFYVVECSSYQVDLAPTLDATAGILLNLTPDHLDRHGTMQHYADIKERLVAGSGTAIVGVDDSFSSLIADRVERAGTKVVRISRRHVLAEGIYAEGAQLMRAHGGTSALFFDLSGIETLRGGHNAQNAAAAVAACLAVGVDEKDIANGLKSFPGLKHRMQPVAKIGEVVFVNDSKATNADAAAPALSSYERIYWIAGGLPKEGGITSLAPFFPKIAKAYLIGEAAPAFAATLGEAVPYEISGTLEKAVAHAAADAARDPQGPAAVMLSPACASFDQYKNFELRGDAFVGHVAALEGVTMLI from the coding sequence ATGATACCGGTCACTACGTTCGCCGGCAGGAAGGTTGCCCTCTTTGGTCTGGGCGGTTCGGGACTGGCGACGGCCCAGGCGCTTGTCGCCGGCGGGGCGGAGGTCACCGCCTGGGACGACAATCCGGAGAGCGTCACCAAAGCCGCCGCAGCCGGGATTGCGACGATGGACCTGCGTGGGGCCGACTGGCAGGCCATGACCGCCCTCGTGCTTTCGCCCGGCGTACCGTTGACGCATCCGAAGCCGCATTGGAGCGTTGATCTTGCCCATCATGCGGGCGTGGAGATCATCGGTGATGTCGAACTCTTCGTGCGCGAGCGCCGGGCACATGCGCCCGATTGCCCTTTCGTCGCGATCACCGGCACAAACGGCAAATCGACCACGACGGCGCTGATTGCGCATATCCTGAAGACGAGCGGGCGCGACACCCAGCTTGGCGGCAATATCGGCACGGCGGTGCTGACGCTCGATCGGCCACAGGCCGGACGCTTCTATGTCGTCGAGTGCTCTTCCTATCAGGTCGATCTCGCGCCGACGCTTGACGCGACGGCCGGCATCCTGCTCAACCTGACACCCGACCACCTGGATCGACACGGCACCATGCAGCACTATGCCGATATCAAGGAACGGCTGGTGGCGGGCAGCGGTACCGCGATTGTCGGCGTCGACGACAGTTTCTCGAGCCTGATCGCCGACCGGGTCGAGCGAGCCGGCACGAAGGTCGTGCGCATCTCACGCCGTCACGTGCTTGCCGAGGGCATTTATGCCGAGGGCGCGCAATTGATGCGCGCTCATGGCGGCACGTCCGCGCTCTTCTTTGACCTTTCCGGCATCGAGACCCTGCGCGGCGGGCACAATGCCCAGAACGCTGCCGCGGCCGTTGCCGCGTGCCTCGCCGTCGGGGTCGACGAGAAGGATATCGCCAACGGGCTGAAGAGCTTCCCGGGCCTGAAGCACCGGATGCAGCCGGTCGCAAAAATAGGCGAAGTCGTCTTCGTCAACGACAGCAAGGCGACGAATGCCGATGCGGCCGCGCCCGCGCTTTCGAGCTATGAGCGGATCTATTGGATCGCCGGGGGGCTGCCGAAGGAGGGCGGCATCACCTCGCTTGCGCCGTTCTTCCCGAAGATTGCCAAGGCCTACCTGATCGGCGAGGCGGCGCCGGCCTTTGCCGCGACGCTGGGCGAGGCGGTACCCTACGAGATTTCCGGGACGCTCGAGAAAGCGGTGGCGCATGCGGCGGCGGATGCGGCGCGGGACCCGCAAGGCCCTGCGGCGGTGATGCTTTCCCCGGCTTGCGCAAGCTTCGACCAGTACAAGAACTTCGAATTGCGCGGAGATGCCTTCGTCGGCCATGTGGCGGCGCTCGAAGGCGTGACCATGCTCATCTGA
- the ftsL gene encoding cell division protein FtsL: MLRTLDIVLIVIMTAAAAVTYTIKHQAENKREEVRKLDAAIKLEEDTIDLLRADWALLTQPNRLERLVAAFDADLQLAPTPPTQLARPEELPMLRADLPRPEGEAAPEDGIAAVIQADNINTGSVAH, encoded by the coding sequence ATGCTGAGAACGCTCGATATCGTCCTGATCGTCATCATGACGGCCGCCGCCGCGGTCACCTACACGATCAAGCATCAGGCCGAGAACAAACGCGAAGAAGTCCGCAAACTGGATGCGGCGATCAAGCTCGAGGAGGATACGATCGACCTGCTCAGGGCCGATTGGGCGCTCTTGACTCAGCCGAACCGTCTCGAACGGCTCGTCGCGGCCTTTGACGCCGATCTGCAGCTGGCGCCGACGCCGCCCACGCAACTGGCTCGTCCCGAGGAGTTGCCGATGTTGCGGGCCGATCTGCCTCGGCCGGAAGGCGAGGCGGCGCCGGAAGACGGGATCGCCGCGGTCATTCAGGCCGATAATATCAACACAGGCTCGGTGGCGCACTGA
- the ftsW gene encoding putative lipid II flippase FtsW, translating to MVSRAERGPVADWFWTIDRLFLATFILLMGVGFMLSFAASPPVAERLGLDSFHFVKRHALFLFPSLSVMIGISFLSPRQVRRAAIILLGASLGMMVLVLFIGQEVKGSMRWISIAGISIQPSEFMKPAFVVVCAWLFAEHAKQPEIPGNLLSILLFGIVGALLVAQPDLGQTVLTATVWGGMFFMAGMPWLWIIVLAALAMGGFFAAYTVLPHVAGRIDRFLTGEGDTFQVDTAREAIIRGDWLGRGPGEGVVKRIIPDSHTDFVFSVAAEEFGILFCMVIVMIFAFLVMRGLNHAFRERNDFNRFAVAGLVLQIGVQSLINIGVNLELLPAKGMTLPLISYGGSSMVAICVTAGFILALTRHRPEKRAVERSLFRSGVGIPAE from the coding sequence ATGGTAAGCCGAGCCGAACGTGGCCCCGTGGCCGACTGGTTCTGGACGATAGACAGGCTCTTTCTGGCGACTTTCATCCTGTTGATGGGGGTCGGTTTCATGCTGTCTTTCGCGGCAAGCCCCCCGGTTGCCGAGAGGCTCGGCCTCGACAGTTTTCACTTCGTGAAGCGCCACGCGCTGTTCCTGTTTCCCTCGCTCTCGGTAATGATCGGCATTTCGTTCCTCTCGCCGCGACAGGTGAGGCGAGCGGCGATCATCCTGCTCGGCGCTTCGCTCGGAATGATGGTCCTCGTCCTCTTTATCGGACAGGAGGTGAAGGGTTCGATGCGCTGGATTTCCATCGCCGGCATCTCCATCCAGCCCTCCGAGTTCATGAAGCCCGCCTTCGTTGTCGTCTGCGCCTGGCTCTTTGCCGAGCACGCGAAGCAGCCGGAAATTCCCGGAAATCTTTTATCCATCCTCCTTTTCGGCATCGTAGGCGCGCTGCTCGTCGCCCAGCCGGACCTCGGCCAGACGGTGCTGACCGCAACGGTCTGGGGCGGCATGTTCTTCATGGCCGGCATGCCGTGGCTTTGGATTATCGTGCTTGCGGCTTTGGCGATGGGTGGCTTCTTCGCAGCCTACACCGTGCTGCCGCACGTCGCCGGCCGTATCGACCGGTTCCTGACCGGCGAGGGCGATACCTTCCAGGTGGATACGGCGCGCGAGGCGATCATCCGCGGCGACTGGCTCGGTCGCGGTCCGGGCGAGGGCGTGGTCAAGCGCATCATTCCCGACAGTCACACCGACTTCGTCTTTTCCGTGGCGGCTGAAGAGTTCGGCATTCTCTTCTGCATGGTCATCGTGATGATCTTTGCCTTCCTGGTGATGCGCGGTCTCAACCATGCATTCCGCGAACGCAACGACTTCAACAGGTTTGCCGTCGCCGGCCTGGTGCTGCAGATCGGCGTCCAGTCGCTGATCAATATCGGCGTCAATCTCGAACTGCTGCCGGCAAAAGGCATGACCCTGCCGCTGATTTCCTATGGTGGTTCGTCGATGGTGGCGATCTGCGTAACGGCGGGCTTCATCCTCGCTTTGACTCGGCATCGACCGGAAAAGCGCGCGGTCGAGCGCAGCCTCTTCCGCTCCGGCGTCGGGATCCCGGCGGAGTAG
- a CDS encoding peptidoglycan D,D-transpeptidase FtsI family protein, protein MSFLSRIMLLKSKAHFSAGGNNRAPETGLNVTFQGTRKKSASQAKSRLAILIASFGIVYVVIGGRLVQYGMASPETVSSIGRADSLMASRPDLLDRNGEILATDIRTVSLYAEPHKIVDADEAVERLATVLPDLNAREIYNKLKSSSRFQWLRRQLTPKQQSEILALGIPGIGFRPEKRRFYPGGPTAAHIVGHVNIDNRGIAGMERYIDNEGLADLAAIGMTSDAKLEPVRLSIDLRVQNIVRDVIAAGMKNYEAIAAGAVVLNVRTGEVLAMASVPDYDPNNPAEGAEEGWMNRMSNGTFEMGSTFKTFTIAMGLDSGKVTLNDSFDASAPIRIGGFTIKDFHGKRRVLTVPEIFQYSSNIGTAKIADLVGIPGQREFLTRLGLLTKLPTELPEVKAPTQPREWKKINSITISFGHGVSTTPLQTAVAGAALVNGGKLIPPTFLPRTEEEANNLASVVVKKSTSDSMRYLLRWNGIAGSGKRALVPGFNVGGKTGTADKVVNGRYAHDQNFNAFLAAFPIDDPQYIVLTFIDAPKTGEGGGRTAGSNAAPMVRDIISRTAPLLGVEPKFGEDGSALLVSY, encoded by the coding sequence ATGTCCTTTCTTTCCCGCATCATGCTCTTGAAAAGCAAGGCGCACTTCTCCGCCGGGGGCAACAATCGCGCCCCCGAGACGGGTCTCAACGTCACATTCCAGGGGACGCGCAAGAAGAGCGCCAGCCAGGCGAAGAGTCGCCTGGCGATCCTCATTGCCAGTTTCGGGATCGTCTATGTGGTGATCGGCGGGCGCCTGGTGCAATATGGCATGGCCAGCCCCGAGACGGTTTCTTCGATAGGCCGCGCCGACAGCCTGATGGCCTCGCGCCCCGATCTCCTCGACCGCAACGGAGAAATCCTGGCGACCGACATCCGCACGGTTTCGCTCTATGCCGAGCCGCACAAGATCGTCGATGCCGACGAGGCTGTGGAGCGTCTGGCCACCGTCCTTCCCGATCTCAATGCGCGCGAGATCTACAACAAGCTGAAGTCCAGCTCGCGATTCCAGTGGCTGCGCCGCCAATTGACGCCGAAGCAGCAGAGCGAGATCCTGGCGCTCGGCATTCCGGGGATAGGCTTCCGCCCGGAAAAGCGCCGCTTCTATCCCGGCGGCCCGACCGCCGCCCACATCGTCGGTCACGTCAATATCGACAATCGCGGCATCGCCGGCATGGAACGCTATATCGACAACGAGGGTCTTGCCGATCTGGCGGCCATCGGCATGACCAGCGACGCCAAGCTTGAGCCGGTCAGGCTGTCGATCGACCTGCGCGTCCAGAATATCGTGCGCGACGTTATCGCGGCAGGCATGAAGAACTACGAGGCGATCGCGGCCGGCGCCGTCGTGCTCAACGTTCGTACCGGCGAAGTGCTGGCGATGGCGTCCGTGCCGGATTACGACCCGAACAATCCGGCCGAGGGTGCCGAAGAGGGCTGGATGAACCGCATGTCGAACGGCACGTTCGAAATGGGCTCCACTTTCAAGACCTTCACCATCGCCATGGGCCTCGATTCCGGCAAGGTGACGCTCAACGACAGTTTCGACGCGTCGGCGCCGATCCGCATCGGCGGCTTCACCATCAAGGATTTCCACGGCAAGCGCCGCGTACTGACCGTGCCGGAAATCTTCCAGTACTCGTCGAACATCGGCACGGCCAAGATCGCGGACCTCGTCGGCATTCCCGGCCAGCGGGAATTCCTTACGCGCCTGGGCCTGCTGACGAAGCTTCCGACGGAGCTTCCGGAGGTGAAGGCGCCGACGCAGCCGCGCGAATGGAAAAAGATCAATTCGATCACCATCTCCTTCGGCCACGGCGTCTCGACCACGCCGCTGCAGACGGCCGTCGCGGGCGCCGCCCTTGTCAATGGCGGCAAGCTCATCCCGCCGACCTTCCTGCCGCGCACGGAAGAGGAGGCGAACAATCTCGCAAGCGTAGTGGTCAAGAAGAGCACCAGCGACAGCATGCGGTATCTCCTGCGCTGGAACGGCATTGCCGGCTCGGGCAAACGGGCGCTCGTCCCCGGCTTCAATGTCGGCGGCAAGACCGGAACGGCCGACAAGGTGGTCAACGGCCGCTATGCCCACGATCAGAACTTCAACGCCTTCCTTGCGGCGTTTCCAATCGATGATCCGCAATATATCGTGCTGACCTTCATCGATGCCCCGAAGACCGGCGAAGGTGGGGGTCGGACCGCCGGGTCGAACGCCGCACCCATGGTGCGCGACATCATCAGTCGAACCGCACCGCTTCTCGGCGTCGAGCCGAAATTCGGAGAAGACGGTTCTGCCTTGCTTGTGTCTTATTGA
- a CDS encoding UDP-N-acetylmuramoyl-L-alanyl-D-glutamate--2,6-diaminopimelate ligase, with translation MKIRDLAGPNFPELSAQLKDDSANVEISGLSADSRQVKPGDLFVAVAGTKANGAAYIADAISRGAAAIVAADSHAEAGVPVFTLAEPRRFLAQGAAAFYHRQPETMVAVTGTAGKTSVASFTRQIWAHSGLPAAMIGTTGVTAPGRNEYGSLTTPDPVSLHRLLAELADAGVTHAAMEASSHGLDQNRLDGVRLAAAAFTNLGRDHMDYHPTVEHYMASKMRLFETLLPKGSPAVIFADDQWSAEAIAAARRAGHDVRTVGREGEYIALKRVEHFRHKQSAEVHVGDDIFEIHVPLAGDFQVANALVAAGLAMSTGISAAAAFAALEKLQGASGRLELVGQTRDGALAYVDYAHKPDALKNVLDSVRPFTTGRVILVFGCGGDRDKGKRPIMGEIASRLADVVIVTDDNPRSEVPEAIRAEIMAGAKDAIEIADRAEAIGAAVGMLTTGDTLIVAGKGHEEGQTIGSLTLPFSDHAELLKALGRAVT, from the coding sequence ATGAAGATCAGGGACCTGGCGGGGCCAAACTTCCCGGAACTTTCGGCGCAACTGAAGGATGATTCGGCAAATGTCGAGATATCCGGCCTCTCGGCCGACAGCCGGCAGGTGAAGCCGGGCGATCTGTTCGTCGCCGTCGCCGGGACGAAGGCGAACGGTGCCGCCTATATCGCCGACGCCATTTCGCGCGGCGCGGCGGCGATCGTCGCTGCCGATTCCCATGCGGAGGCGGGTGTCCCGGTCTTCACGCTTGCGGAACCGCGCCGCTTTCTGGCGCAAGGCGCCGCCGCCTTCTACCATCGCCAACCCGAGACCATGGTGGCGGTGACGGGAACCGCCGGCAAGACCTCGGTTGCATCCTTCACCCGCCAGATTTGGGCTCATTCCGGTCTTCCGGCGGCGATGATCGGGACGACCGGGGTCACGGCGCCGGGTCGCAACGAGTACGGTTCGCTCACCACGCCGGACCCGGTTTCGCTGCACAGGCTGCTTGCCGAACTCGCCGATGCCGGCGTCACCCATGCGGCCATGGAAGCCTCCAGTCACGGGCTTGACCAGAACCGCCTGGATGGGGTCAGGCTCGCGGCCGCCGCCTTCACCAATCTCGGCCGCGATCATATGGACTACCATCCGACAGTCGAGCACTACATGGCTTCGAAGATGCGCCTCTTCGAAACGCTCCTGCCGAAGGGTTCGCCCGCGGTGATCTTCGCCGACGACCAGTGGTCGGCGGAGGCGATCGCCGCCGCCCGCAGGGCGGGTCATGATGTGCGCACCGTTGGCCGCGAGGGCGAATATATCGCCTTGAAGCGCGTCGAGCACTTCCGCCACAAGCAGTCGGCGGAGGTGCATGTTGGCGACGATATCTTCGAAATCCACGTGCCTCTGGCCGGTGATTTCCAGGTGGCCAACGCACTTGTCGCCGCCGGTCTCGCCATGTCGACGGGCATTTCCGCCGCGGCGGCATTTGCCGCGCTCGAAAAGCTGCAGGGCGCCTCCGGACGGCTGGAACTCGTCGGGCAGACGCGGGACGGCGCCCTGGCCTATGTGGATTATGCCCATAAGCCGGATGCGCTTAAGAACGTGCTCGATTCGGTGCGCCCATTCACGACCGGGCGGGTGATTCTCGTCTTCGGCTGCGGCGGCGACCGCGACAAGGGCAAGCGGCCGATCATGGGCGAAATCGCCAGCCGGCTTGCGGATGTCGTGATCGTCACCGACGACAACCCCCGCTCGGAGGTTCCGGAGGCGATCCGCGCCGAGATCATGGCTGGCGCCAAGGACGCGATCGAAATCGCCGACCGCGCTGAGGCGATCGGCGCCGCAGTCGGCATGCTGACGACCGGCGATACGCTGATCGTTGCCGGCAAAGGGCATGAGGAGGGGCAGACGATCGGTTCGCTAACGCTGCCGTTCTCGGACCATGCGGAACTGCTGAAGGCGCTCGGGAGGGCTGTGACTTGA